The proteins below come from a single Xenopus tropicalis strain Nigerian chromosome 9, UCB_Xtro_10.0, whole genome shotgun sequence genomic window:
- the mdh1b gene encoding putative malate dehydrogenase 1B isoform X2 → MTTRVSVSCSTAMAKFVLAGKADCPYYAKAEILAEYLQKNLPSFRVHKITQHPEDWEEWLQKICMQNGWSHNHSPIIWRELLDRGGKGLLLGGFNDFFEHAQEYYNITTDMMSSLMKDIALENLRTHMEIKKEQEEICCLFNPLHVWITSATTPTCYNLISLLASGEVFGMRKEIWLHLLETSHCNGTLRALVMEAEDLAFPLLRKITVHKMADDAFLQADFVIVLDDVYVTNDQSPEICIKQIAERCLQYGALIDQNSDKEVKVVVAGSTYVNLKAQMILSNAPSVKPHNVVALATQLEYEARAQIAKKLNINSAVVKDVILWGNISGTNFLDLQHAKIYQYDSAVWGPQGFWRPLKKIIFDRKWLKNEFLKEWRSRQQNRLGMSAAHSIAMVLSWWQQESNTGDIVSLGIISEGQFELPKGIVYSMPVQFINGKEYCFRYPKRIRHFRRGI, encoded by the exons ATGACTACAAGAGTTAGTGTCTCCTGCAGTACTGCTATGGCGAAGTTCGTATTGGCAG GCAAGGCTGATTGTCCATACTATGCAAAAGCAGAAATTCTCGCAGAATATCTTCAGAAAAACCTTCCTTCATTCAGAGTCCACAAAATTACACAACATCCAGAGGACTGGGAG GAATGGCTTCAGAAGATCTGCATGCAGAATGGGTGGAGTCACAATCATTCCCCTATAATATGGAGGGAGCTGCTGGACAGAGGAGGAAAGGGATTGCTCCTTGGAgggtttaatgatttttttgagcATGCTCAG GAATATTATAATATTACGACTGACATGATGAGCAGTCTGATGAAGGATATTGCTCTAGAAAACTTGAGGACTCATATGGAAATTAAGAAAGAGCAGGAAGAAATATGTTGTTTGTTTAATCCTCTACATGTCTGGATAACTAG tgCAACAACACCAACATGCTACAACCTGATCTCTTTGCTTGCCAGTGGAGAAGTCTTTGGGATGAGGAAAGAAATTTGGTTACATTTGTTGGAGACCAGTCATTGCAATGggactcttagggctctggttaTGGAGGCTGAAGACTTAGCATTTCCACTTCTCAGAAAGAttactgtacacaaaatggcagATGATGCATTTCTTCAGGCAGATTTTGTAATTGTTCTGGATGATGTTTATGTCACAAATGATCAGTCACCTGAAATATGCATCAAGCAGATTGCTGAAAGATGTTTGCAGTATGGAGCCCTCATTGATCAGAATTCAGACAAGGAAGTAAAAGTAGTTGTGGCAGGAAGTACTTATGTGAACCTAAAAGCACAAATGATATTGAGCAATGCACCATCTGTCAAGCCTCACAATGTGGTAGCTTTGGCCACACAACTGGAATATGAAGCCAGAGCGCAGATAGCAAAGAAATTGAACATAAATTCAGCAG tGGTGAAGGATGTGATACTTTGGGGCAACATCAGTGGCACTAACTTTTTGGATCTTCAGCATGCAAAGATCTACCAGTATGATAGTGCTGTATGGGGACCTCAAGGGTTCTGGCGCCCACTGAAGAAAATTATCTTCGACAG AAAGTGGCTGAAAAATGAATTTCTTAAAGAATGGAGGAGCAGACAGCAGAATCGTTTGGGCATGTCAGCTGCTCATTCCATAGCCATGGTCTTGTCTTGGTGGCAGCAGGAATCTAACACTGGAGACATTGTTTCATTGGGTATAATCAGCGAAG GCCAGTTTGAACTTCCAAAAGGGATTGTATACTCTATGCCAGTTCAGTTCATTAATG